In a genomic window of Bradyrhizobium sp. LLZ17:
- a CDS encoding GFA family protein encodes MIREGGCLCGAVRFKAEGEPLNVRICHCRLCQKAMGSPYFARAQFDQRALSVEGDTERYASSEHIDRVFCKRCGTRLFSWRRNGTLAGVALATFDDRNAFAPAEHIWVSEKMGWVAIEDGMIRYEGTIPT; translated from the coding sequence ATGATCAGGGAAGGCGGATGCCTGTGCGGCGCGGTGCGGTTCAAAGCGGAGGGCGAGCCGCTCAACGTCCGCATCTGCCACTGCCGCTTGTGCCAGAAGGCGATGGGCTCGCCCTACTTCGCCCGCGCGCAGTTCGACCAGCGCGCCCTCAGCGTCGAAGGCGACACCGAGCGCTATGCGTCGTCCGAGCACATCGACCGCGTGTTCTGCAAGCGCTGCGGCACGCGCCTGTTCTCCTGGCGGCGCAACGGCACGCTGGCGGGTGTCGCGCTCGCGACCTTCGACGACCGCAACGCCTTTGCGCCGGCCGAGCACATCTGGGTCAGCGAAAAGATGGGCTGGGTGGCGATCGAGGACGGCATGATCCGGTATGAGGGGACGATCCCGACGTAG
- a CDS encoding IlvD/Edd family dehydratase, with translation MTKKPTNGHAPTGNGTRRHLRSQEWFNNPHNPGMTALYMERYLNYGLTRAELQSGKPIIGIAQTGNDLSPCNRHHIELAHRVREGIREAGGIAMEFPTHPIQETGKRPTAALDRNLAYLGLVEILYGYPLDGVVLTTGCDKTTPACMMAAATVNLPAIVLSGGPMLNGWHNGERTGSGTIVWKSRERLAAGEIGYEEFMEIVASSAPSVGHCNTMGTASTMNGLAEALGFSLPGCAAIPAPYRERGQIAYETGKRAVEMVWEDLKPSDILTRKAFENCIVINSAIGGSTNAPIHINALARHIGVELSIDDWQKFGHDVPLLVNMQPAGFYLGEEFHRAGGVPAVVRELMKHKRIHEDAVTVNGRGIGENCANAPVPDNDVIWAYDKPLVKDAGFLVLRGNLFDSAIMKTSVISKEFRERYLSNPKDLNAFEGRAVVFEGPEDYHARIDDASLDIDERCVLFIRGTGPIGYPGGAEVVNMQPPAALIKRGIHSLPCIGDGRQSGTSGSPSILNASPEAAANGGLAVLRTGDKVRVDLNKGSANILISDDELKKRHAELNANGGFKHPPNQTPWQELYRNTVGQHATGACMELATRYQNVAGAFGVARDNH, from the coding sequence ATGACAAAAAAACCGACCAATGGGCACGCGCCCACAGGCAACGGCACTCGCCGCCACCTTCGCTCGCAGGAATGGTTCAACAACCCGCATAATCCGGGCATGACCGCGCTCTATATGGAGCGTTACCTCAACTACGGCCTCACCCGCGCCGAGTTGCAGTCCGGCAAGCCGATCATCGGCATCGCCCAGACCGGCAATGACCTCTCGCCCTGCAACCGCCACCACATCGAGCTCGCCCATCGCGTTCGCGAGGGCATCCGCGAGGCCGGTGGCATTGCCATGGAATTCCCGACCCATCCGATTCAGGAGACCGGCAAGCGCCCGACCGCGGCGCTCGACCGCAACCTCGCCTATCTCGGCCTCGTCGAGATCCTGTACGGCTATCCGCTCGACGGCGTGGTGCTGACCACCGGCTGCGACAAGACCACGCCTGCCTGCATGATGGCGGCAGCGACCGTCAACCTGCCGGCGATCGTGCTGTCGGGCGGCCCGATGCTGAACGGCTGGCACAATGGCGAGCGCACGGGTTCGGGCACCATCGTCTGGAAGTCGCGCGAGCGCCTCGCCGCCGGCGAGATCGGCTACGAAGAATTCATGGAGATCGTGGCGTCTTCGGCACCCTCGGTCGGCCATTGCAACACGATGGGCACCGCTTCGACCATGAACGGGCTTGCCGAAGCGCTCGGCTTCTCGCTGCCGGGCTGTGCGGCGATCCCCGCGCCCTATCGGGAGCGCGGCCAGATCGCCTATGAGACCGGTAAGCGCGCCGTCGAGATGGTCTGGGAAGATCTGAAACCCTCGGACATCCTGACCCGCAAGGCGTTCGAGAACTGCATCGTGATCAATTCCGCAATTGGCGGCTCGACCAACGCCCCGATCCACATCAACGCGCTGGCGCGCCATATCGGCGTGGAGCTGTCGATCGACGACTGGCAGAAGTTCGGCCACGACGTGCCGCTGCTGGTCAACATGCAGCCGGCCGGCTTCTATCTCGGCGAGGAGTTTCACCGCGCCGGCGGCGTGCCGGCCGTGGTGCGCGAATTGATGAAGCACAAGCGCATCCACGAGGACGCGGTCACGGTGAACGGCCGCGGCATTGGCGAGAACTGCGCCAATGCGCCCGTGCCGGACAACGACGTGATCTGGGCCTACGACAAGCCCTTGGTGAAGGACGCCGGCTTCCTGGTGCTGCGCGGCAATCTGTTCGATTCCGCGATCATGAAGACCAGCGTGATCTCCAAGGAGTTTCGCGAGCGCTACCTCAGCAATCCGAAAGACCTCAACGCCTTCGAGGGCCGCGCCGTCGTGTTCGAGGGGCCGGAGGATTATCACGCGCGGATCGACGATGCGTCGCTCGACATCGACGAGCGCTGTGTGCTGTTCATCCGCGGCACCGGCCCGATCGGCTATCCCGGCGGCGCCGAGGTGGTGAACATGCAGCCGCCCGCGGCGCTGATCAAACGCGGCATCCACTCCCTGCCCTGCATCGGCGACGGCCGCCAGTCCGGCACCTCGGGCTCGCCCTCGATCCTCAACGCCTCACCGGAAGCCGCCGCCAATGGCGGGCTTGCGGTCCTGAGGACCGGCGACAAGGTGCGCGTCGACCTCAACAAGGGCAGCGCCAACATCCTGATCTCCGACGACGAGTTGAAGAAGCGCCACGCCGAACTCAACGCCAATGGCGGCTTCAAGCATCCGCCGAACCAGACGCCGTGGCAGGAGCTCTATCGCAACACCGTCGGCCAGCACGCGACCGGCGCCTGCATGGAGCTCGCCACGCGCTACCAGAACGTCGCCGGCGCGTTCGGCGTGGCCCGGGATAATCACTGA
- a CDS encoding SDR family oxidoreductase: MTDRLKGKRAVVTAAAAGIGRACAIAFAREGATVIATDINEGGIASLVKEGIAETAKLDVRNTADVNAFAKRIGKVDILLNAAGFVHHGTILDCSEEDWDFSFDLNVKSMHRTIKAFLPAMLAAGGGSIVNISSCAALRPPANRYAYSASKAAVSLLTRAVALDFITQGIRCNSICPGTVETPSMLDRAAAQGPQGKEMFISRQKMGRLGTADEIASMAVYLGSDESAFTTGVDLVVDGGYML; encoded by the coding sequence ATGACAGACCGCCTCAAAGGCAAGCGCGCAGTCGTTACCGCCGCAGCCGCCGGCATCGGGCGCGCATGCGCGATCGCATTCGCGCGTGAGGGCGCCACCGTCATCGCGACCGACATCAATGAAGGCGGCATCGCGAGCTTGGTCAAGGAGGGCATCGCCGAGACGGCCAAGCTCGACGTGCGCAACACCGCCGACGTCAACGCCTTTGCCAAGCGCATCGGCAAGGTCGACATCCTGCTCAATGCGGCCGGTTTCGTGCACCACGGCACCATCCTGGACTGTTCGGAAGAGGACTGGGATTTCTCGTTCGACCTCAACGTCAAGTCCATGCACCGGACCATCAAGGCGTTCCTGCCGGCAATGCTCGCAGCCGGCGGCGGCAGCATCGTCAACATCTCGTCTTGCGCGGCGCTGCGGCCGCCGGCGAACCGCTATGCCTACAGCGCTTCCAAAGCCGCGGTGTCGCTGCTGACGCGCGCGGTTGCGCTCGACTTCATCACGCAAGGCATTCGCTGCAACAGCATCTGCCCGGGCACCGTCGAGACCCCCTCGATGCTCGACCGCGCCGCGGCCCAAGGACCGCAGGGCAAGGAGATGTTCATCTCCCGCCAGAAGATGGGCCGGCTCGGCACCGCCGACGAAATCGCATCCATGGCGGTCTATCTCGGCAGCGACGAGAGCGCCTTCACCACCGGCGTCGACCTCGTCGTCGACGGCGGCTACATGCTCTGA
- a CDS encoding LacI family DNA-binding transcriptional regulator has protein sequence MGRKRTKSGKIRLAEVAEHAGVSPITASRFFRNPEALSVAKRARVESAARELGYVPNLAARALASQRTEVIGVLIPSLTNNVFSDVLRGIYHASENSRYSIQLSNTRYSILQEEKLLRIFLAQKPAGLIVTGIDQTAESRTMLEAADCPIVQIMELGPNPVDMMIGFSHYDAARAALDHLLEQGHRRIGFLGARMDPRVQRRLDGYQAAMKEAGLFEQRLVVTTATPTSVTLGGALFADLLGREPDIDAVFCANDDLALGVLFECRRREIAIPEQMAIIGFNDLEFMASAVPTLTSVRTNRYEMGRTAATMLIDAIEGRRPERPVLDLGFKVMERQSSSLRRSDTRPILSGAGVENKMVALPSSHD, from the coding sequence ATGGGTCGAAAGCGCACCAAGTCAGGCAAAATCCGGCTGGCAGAAGTCGCCGAGCACGCCGGTGTGAGCCCGATCACCGCCTCCCGCTTCTTTCGCAATCCGGAGGCGCTGTCGGTCGCCAAGCGGGCGCGGGTTGAAAGCGCGGCCAGGGAGCTCGGCTATGTGCCGAACCTGGCGGCACGCGCGCTGGCTTCGCAGCGCACGGAAGTGATCGGTGTCTTGATTCCGTCGTTGACCAACAATGTCTTCTCGGACGTGCTGCGCGGCATCTATCATGCGTCCGAGAACAGCCGTTACTCGATCCAATTGTCCAACACACGCTACAGTATTCTCCAGGAGGAGAAGCTTTTGCGCATCTTTCTTGCGCAGAAGCCGGCCGGACTGATCGTCACGGGGATCGACCAGACCGCGGAATCGCGCACGATGCTAGAAGCGGCCGACTGCCCGATCGTGCAGATCATGGAGCTCGGGCCCAACCCGGTCGACATGATGATCGGCTTTTCGCACTATGATGCGGCGCGTGCCGCGCTTGACCATTTGCTGGAGCAAGGCCACCGCAGGATTGGGTTCCTCGGTGCGCGCATGGATCCACGGGTGCAGCGGCGGCTCGACGGCTATCAGGCCGCGATGAAGGAAGCCGGACTTTTCGAGCAACGTCTCGTCGTCACGACTGCGACCCCCACCTCGGTGACGCTCGGCGGCGCCCTGTTTGCCGATCTCCTGGGGCGGGAGCCTGATATCGATGCGGTGTTCTGTGCCAATGACGACCTTGCGCTCGGCGTGCTGTTTGAATGCCGCCGCCGCGAGATCGCCATCCCCGAGCAGATGGCGATCATCGGATTCAACGACCTCGAATTCATGGCGTCTGCCGTCCCCACCCTCACCAGTGTGCGCACCAACCGCTATGAGATGGGCCGAACCGCCGCCACCATGCTGATCGATGCGATCGAAGGGCGGCGGCCGGAGCGGCCGGTGCTCGACCTCGGCTTCAAGGTGATGGAGCGCCAGAGTTCGTCGTTGCGGCGATCGGACACCAGGCCAATCCTGTCCGGTGCGGGCGTCGAGAACAAAATGGTAGCGTTACCAAGCAGCCATGATTAA
- a CDS encoding SDR family NAD(P)-dependent oxidoreductase, translated as MNKIDLNGRVAVVTGGAQGFGRAITERFVASGAKVAIWDFDAALADKTAREIGDNVRVFRVDVTDSAGVEQARDATLAAFGRIEILVNNAGIAGVNKPVWETDLEEWRKVLRINLDGPFIVCKAIVATMLKQKYGRIVNIASIAGKEGNPNASHYSASKAGLIALTKSLGKELAAHDILVNAVTPAAARTAIFDQMTQQHIDFMLSKIPKGRFVLVEELAAMVAWLASEDCGFSTGAVFDISGGRATY; from the coding sequence ATGAACAAGATCGATCTCAACGGCCGCGTTGCCGTCGTCACCGGCGGCGCGCAAGGCTTTGGCCGCGCCATCACCGAGCGCTTCGTCGCCTCCGGCGCCAAGGTCGCGATCTGGGATTTCGATGCCGCACTGGCGGACAAGACCGCCAGGGAGATCGGCGACAACGTCCGCGTCTTCAGGGTTGACGTGACCGACAGCGCAGGCGTCGAGCAGGCACGCGATGCGACGCTCGCCGCCTTCGGCCGGATCGAGATCCTGGTCAACAATGCCGGCATTGCCGGCGTCAACAAGCCGGTCTGGGAGACCGATCTCGAGGAATGGCGCAAGGTGCTGCGCATCAATCTCGACGGCCCTTTCATCGTCTGCAAGGCGATCGTGGCGACGATGCTCAAGCAGAAATACGGGCGCATCGTGAACATCGCCTCGATCGCCGGCAAGGAAGGCAATCCGAACGCCTCGCACTATTCGGCCTCCAAAGCCGGTCTGATCGCGCTGACGAAGTCGCTCGGCAAGGAGCTCGCAGCTCACGACATTCTCGTGAATGCCGTGACGCCTGCGGCGGCGAGGACCGCGATCTTCGACCAGATGACGCAGCAGCATATCGACTTCATGCTGTCGAAAATTCCGAAGGGCCGCTTCGTGCTGGTGGAAGAGCTCGCCGCGATGGTGGCCTGGCTCGCATCGGAAGATTGCGGCTTCTCCACCGGCGCAGTGTTTGATATTTCCGGCGGACGAGCGACCTATTGA